The following proteins come from a genomic window of Gossypium raimondii isolate GPD5lz chromosome 5, ASM2569854v1, whole genome shotgun sequence:
- the LOC105770600 gene encoding uncharacterized protein LOC105770600, with translation MLSLALFLAPIRILLCKFSKFNDFLISKHQESTRPKGRERRKETMITRSNLAEQLREYQIRSKHDWASVSFFSSTSNLTSSRVDVVVFVIWELVILAFLVFSAVSLYFRHMQLAFILVCITMLLLLCMKITKQVRLARKKKRRMLLPLSM, from the exons ATGCTCTCCCTTGCCCTTTTTCTAGCTCCAATTCGTATCTTGCTCtgtaaattctcaaaatttaacGATTTTTTAATCTCCAAACACCAAGAAAGTACAAGGCCGAAGGGTAgggaaagaagaaaggaaaCGATGATAACGCGATCCAATTTAGCAGAGCAGTTGAGAGAGTATCAGATTCGATCTAAGCACGATTGGGCTTCCGTTTCGTTTTTCTCTTCCACGTCTAATCTTACCTCTTCTAG GGTCGATGTTGTGGTCTTTGTTATATGGGAACTGGTTATTTTAGCATTCCTGGTTTTTTCAGCTGTTTCGTTGTATTTTAGGCATATGCAACTTGCCTTTATCCTAGTTTGCATCACAATGCTATTGCTTCTCTGCATGaaaatcacaaaacaagttAGATTGGCtaggaaaaagaagagaaggatGCTTCTTCCTTTATCAATGTAG
- the LOC105769638 gene encoding phosphoprotein ECPP44 produces MAEEHTSKAPELESNVSGEGAVESKDRGLFDFMGKKEEEKPQGEVIVTEFEKVTIEETKAEEEGEEKKKHGLLEKLHRSDSSSSSSSSDEEEGEGEEKKKKKKKEKKGLKEKIEEKLEGEKKEEDTSVPVEKCDEPVVQPETPEKKGFLEKIKEKLPGQHKKAEEASSPAPAPAPAPAPAAEPHHEGESKEKKGILEKIKEKLPGYHSKSDEEKEKA; encoded by the exons ATGGCCGAGGAGCATACCAGTAAGGCCCCTGAGTTGGAGAGCAACGTTAGCGGTGAAGGAGCAGTGGAGAGCAAGGACCGAGGGTTGTTCGATTTCATGGGGAAGAAAGAAGAGGAGAAGCCTCAAGGGGAGGTGATCGTAACCGAGTTTGAAAAGGTTACTATCGAAGAGACAAAGGCAGAGGAAGAAGGTGAGGAGAAGAAGAAGCATGGTCTCCTGGAGAAGCTTCACCGATCAGATAGCAGCAGCTCCAGCTCT TCAAGCGACGAGGAAGAAGGTgaaggagaagagaagaagaagaagaaaaagaaggagaagaagggactgaaagaaaagattgaagaGAAGTTAGAAGGAGAGAAGAAAGAAGAGGACACTTCAGTTCCAGTAGAGAAGTGCGATGAGCCAGTAGTCCAGCCAGAGACGCCAGAGAAGAAAGGTTTCCTCGAGAAGATCAAGGAGAAACTCCCTGGACAACACAAGAAAGCTGAAGAGGCCAGTAGCCCAGCTCCAGCCCCAGCCCCAGCCCCAGCCCCAGCAGCTGAGCCCCATCACGAAGGGGAGTCAAAGGAAAAGAAGGgaattttggagaaaatcaaggagaagCTTCCTGGTTACCACTCCAAAtcagatgaagaaaaagaaaaggcttGA
- the LOC105766051 gene encoding neutral ceramidase 2 yields MHKHQHLLPIFVALCAAFALIDEVDGEYLIGVGSYDMTGPAAGVNMMGYANIDQNTAGIHFRLRARTFIVAESSQGARFAFVNLDAGMASQLVTIKVLQRLKTRFGDLYTQENLAISGTHTHAGPAGYLQYVVYSVTSLGFINQTFVAIVTAIEQSIIQAHNNLKPGSILLNTGDVENAGINRSPSAYLFNPPEERARYTTNVDTTMTLLKLLDSASNRSIGAFSWFATHGTSMSRENRLISGDNKGAAARFFEDWFTFSNNSLSTRNTKFSTIQNISTLRNKAQKIKATGGKPCGKTTSQGFKVRKNDGSRFVGAFCQSNVGDVTPNVLGAFCTDTGKPCDFNHSSCNGNDQLCVGRGPGYPDEILSTKIIGERQFEKAMELFSSATNPLSGKIDYRHAYINFTSIEVQLNESTVVKTCPAAVGAGFAAGTTDGPGVFGFQQGDTEINEMWKRLRDLLKEPSQYQVDCQKPKPVLLSTGEMFVPYAWAPAILPIQILRLGNFVILSVPGEFTTMAGRRLREAVKETLINNGNGEFDNETRVVMAGLTNTYSQYIVTFEEYKQQRYEAASTLYGPHTLSAYIQEFKKLAKAMATGEQLGGTGLSPPDLSSVQLSLLQDPLGDSPPPGKRFGDMQQDVAQPKGGSFKKGDKPSATFWSANPRYDLLIEGTFAVVEMLQGERWVPVYDDDDFCLYFKWNVTVDNGSLYGLVTIEWGVPEDAASGVYRLRHFGSSKKTKDSPNEYFTGASSAFTVS; encoded by the exons ATGCATAAGCACCAGCATTTGTTACCGATTTTTGTTGCTCTTTGTGCAGCTTTTGCCTTGATAGATGAAGTTGATGGCGAGTATTTGATTGGAGTCGGAAGCTACGATATGACGGGTCCTGCCGCTGGGGTTAACATGATGGGCTACGCTAACATAGATCAGAATACGGCCGGAATCCATTTCCGACTACGAGCGAGAACTTTCATCGTTGCTGAAAGTTCTCAAGGTGCAAGGTTTGCTTTTGTTAATCTTGATGCAGGCATGGCATCGCAGCTTGTCACTATAAAAGTGCTTCAGAGACTCAAAACAAG GTTCGGAGATTTGTATACACAAGAAAATTTGGCGATCAGTGGCACGCATACACATGCTGGGCCTGCTGGTTACTTGCAGTACGTGGTTTACTCTGTTACTTCACTAGGGTTTATCAACCAAACGTTCGTTGCGATTGTCACGGCGATCGAGCAAAGCATTATTCAGGCTCACAACAACCTAAAACCTGGCTCAATCTTGTTGAACACCG GGGATGTGGAAAATGCGGGAATAAATAGGAGCCCAAGTGCGTACCTGTTCAACCCTCCAGAAGAAAGGGCTAGATACACCACCAACGTTGATACAACAATGACCCTGTTGAAGCTTTTGGATAGTGCAAGCAATAGGAGCATAGGTGCATTCTCCTGGTTTGCCACGCATGGAACGTCCATGAGCCGAGAAAACAGGCTCATCAGTGGAGACAACAAAGGCGCCGCTGCCAGGTTTTTTGAAGACTGGTTCACTTTTAGCAACAATTCCCTCTCTACTCGAAACACCAAGTTTTCTACCATTCAAA ACATCAGCACACTAAGAAACAAAGCTCAAAAGATCAAGGCCACGGGAGGAAAACCCTGTGGGAAAACAACCAGCCAAGGCTTCAAGGTGAGAAAAAACGATGGGTCCAGATTTGTGGGGGCTTTCTGCCAATCAAATGTTGGAGATGTGACCCCAAATGTGCTAGGAGCATTTTGCACAGACACTGGCAAGCCTTGTGATTTCAATCACTCGTCTTGTAATGGCAATGACCAGCTTTGCGTGGGGCGTGGCCCTGG ATACCCAGATGAAATATTGAGCACAAAGATCATAGGAGAGAGGCAATTCGAAAAGGCCATGGAGCTATTCAGTTCTGCTACTAATCCTTTGAGTGGAAAAATTGATTACCGCCACGCGTATATAAATTTCACCAGCATTGAAGTGCAATTGAATGAAAGTACCGTGGTAAAGACTTGTCCAGCGGCTGTTGGAGCGGGTTTTGCTGCTGGAACTACAGATGGGCCCGGAGTGTTCGGTTTTCAACAAGGAGACACCGAG ATAAATGAGATGTGGAAACGATTAAGGGACTTGTTGAAAGAGCCTAGCCAGTATCAGGTAGATTGCCAAAAACCCAAGCCCGTTTTGCTTAGCACTGGCGAAATGTTTGTCCCCTATGCTTGGGCG CCCGCTATACTCCCAATTCAAATTCTGAGGTTGGGGAATTTTGTTATCTTATCTGTGCCTGGAG AGTTCACGACAATGGCTGGTCGGCGGCTGAGGGAAGCAGTTAAAGAGACATTGATAAATAACGGGAATGGAGAATTTGATAACGAGACACGTGTTGTAATGGCAGGGCTCACAAACACTTATTCTCAGTATATAGTAACTTTTGAGGAGTACAAGCAGCAGCGATACGAG GCTGCTTCAACACTATATGGTCCTCATACATTATCAGCTTACATCCAAGAGTTTAAGAAACTTGCAAAAGCAATGGCTACTGGAGAACAGCTCGGTGGAACCGGCTTGTCACCTCCGGATCTTTCCTCTGTTCAACTCAGCCTCTTACAAGATCCTCTAGGAGACTCACCGCCCCCTGGCAAAAGATTTGGAGACATGCAGCAAGATGTTGCTCAACCAAAAGGCGGATCATTCAAGAAGGGAGATAAACCGAGTGCTACGTTTTGGAGCGCTAATCCAAGATATGACCTGCTGATAGAAGGCACATTTGCAGTAGTAGAGATGCTTCAAGGGGAGAGGTGGGTTCCAGTGTACGACGATGACGATTTTTGCTTGTATTTTAAGTGGAATGTAACAGTTGATAACGGTAGTTTGTATGGTTTAGTAACCATTGAATGGGGAGTGCCAGAGGATGCTGCTTCCGGTGTTTATCGGCTCAGGCACTTTGGATCGTCTAAGAAAACGAAGGACTCTCCAAATGAGTACTTTACAGGCGCATCCAGTGCATTCACAGTGTCATGA